TCTCAGCTTTAGGCTCCTCATGGATACGATAGATAAAAGGTAAATCAAGCTTGCTAAAGTGTTCGGCAACTGTTTCGTTAGCAATCAACATAAAGGACTCAATCATACGTTCAGCAACACCACGATGACGAAGGACAATATCAACTGGCTTGCCTTTTTTATCTACCAAAATCTTAGCTTCATTGGTATCAAAATTTAAAGCACCACGCTTAATTCGCATACTTTCCAAAGTCTCATGGAGCTTGGCCATGAGTTCGATGCTAGGAACAATTTTCTTATAGTCTTGTCTCTTCTCCTCGTCACCAGCCAAAATGTCATTGACATCGCTATAGGTCATACGGAAACTTGTCTTGATAACAGTCTGTGTAATCGTATAATTACGAACACGACCATTTTTGTCAATCTCCATAATAGCAGATTGAGTCAAGCGGTCCACTTGAGGGTTAAGAGAACAGATACCGTTTGAAAGGCGTTCTGGTAGCATTGGAACTACACGGTCTGTCACATAAACAGATGTTGCCCGATTAAGGGCTTCCTTATCTAGAGCAGATCCCTCTGTCACATAGTAGGAGACATCGGCAATGTGAACACCTAGTTCGATATTTCCATTTTTCAATGGTTTGATATGAACAGCATCATCCAAGTCTTTTGCATCAGCTCCATCAATGGTGAAGGTAATTTCATCTCTTAAGTCCAGACGACCTTCCATATCCTTCTCTGATGGTGCATCCGGAACACTCTCTGCTTCTTTAAGAACAGCCTCTGGAAACTCAGATACAATGTCCATTGACTCCAAGACCTCGAGGACATCAATCCCTGCATCTGTAGAATGTCCAACCACATCTAGGACACTAGCGACAAAGAAATCGTGTTTCTTACTTGGGTATTTATCGATAAAGACCTTGAGAACTTCTGTACCGTCTAATTGAATAGCTGGCTTCTTAACGTAGATTGGTTGACTAATCTTTTGATTTTTTGAACGGATGTAACCTGCATACTTGGGTTTTTCCTCATCAAGAACGATTTTACCAACAACCGTCGTCAAACTGTGTTCTAAAATATCGATAATCTTTGCTTCAGCTGCAGTTCCTTTTTGGCGGTCCGCAACCTTCTTGATTACAATTTCTACAGTATCGCCATCAATGGCATAGTTAACATCATTTTTTCCTATAAAAAGATCGTCTTCCTCGCCTTCAAGACTGACAAAGCCGAAGCCATTTTTATGGGCATGAAAAGTTCCTTTAAGAGTTATCTCGTGTTTCTTCTTTTGGTCCAAGGTGAGACTACCATCTTCTTCAAAGCGAATTTGGTGCTTTCTCTCCATTAGGGACAAGGTTTTAATGAGCTCTCGAAAATCCTTGGAACCATCCTTTCCAAGAGCTTGAGCCAAGTCATTTACAGTGACTCGTCCCTTTTCTTTTAAATATTCTTTTATTCTATCTTTCATGTTTTCTTTCTAGATTGTTAATTTTTTTTGGTGTAAAACCTTCTCAAATAACATTTAATACTCAATAAAAATCAAAGAGCAAACTAGAAAGCTAGACGCAGGTTGCTCAAAACACCGTTTTGAGGTTGCAGATGGAAGCTGACGTAGTTCGAAGAGATTTTTGAAGAGTATAAAAATAAAAATAGGCAAAGACCTAGTCTCGCCCATTATTTTCTTATCTACTTGATAATACCGTCAATGCTAAGGCAATGGCTAGCCAGAAAAAGACTAAGATTCCTGTCAAACGTTGCATTACGGCTTCAAAACCACGCGCTTTGCTACGTTCAAACAAATCACCTGAGCTGGCATCAAATACATTGCTAGATTGATTTTTAGTTGGTTGCATAAAAATTGCAATCACAATCACAACAGATAATACTAATAAAATGGTTAATAATAGGTTATACATATCAAACTCCTTAAAATCCCTATTATTCTACCATAATTTCTACTTAGATTCAAGATGTAGAGTCACTTTTCTTTCTTTAGGACAATACTTTAAGACTTCAATCTTATCTGGATGTGTTTTGGAGTTCTTACTGGTTAGATAATTCATGCTGCCACAAGAGGAGCATTTTAGATTAATTTTTACACGCACTAGATTTTTTGTATTTGATACTATTTCAATCTAAGATGATTTGAACAAACAATACCAAAATTCTCCTTCCTAACAATGTTAATTTATAGACACATTTCTTCAAGCAACTGAACTACTTGAGCTATCAACTGTTCCTGATTTCCATTATTATCTAGACTGTGACTAGACAGACTAATTTTTCTTTCTATAGGCCATTGAGAGTTTAAACGGGATTCAGCTGCTTCTTTTGAAATTTGGTCCCGTTTCATTAATCGCTCCAATTGAACATCACGATTTACATAGACTAGCCAAGTTTCATCAAACCATGAAGCATAGTCTTGCTCAAAAAGTAGGGGGATATCCATGAAAAAGAGAACTTCTGTCCGAGCAAACTGATTTCGTAATGCAGCTAACTCCTCACGAATAATCTCACCTTGGGTTCTCTTAGACCATTCTTGCTCTTCAGGATTTGAAAAAATAAGGCTAGCAAGTAAGGGGCGATTCAGTTCACCATTTTCAAGAAGGATTTTCTCCCCAAAATGCTCCACTAAAACCTGATAGAGTCGTCCACCAGGTTTTTGTAGTTGGTGGACGACTGCATCCGCATCTACAACTTGAAACCCTTT
The window above is part of the Streptococcus sp. Marseille-Q6470 genome. Proteins encoded here:
- the secG gene encoding preprotein translocase subunit SecG translates to MYNLLLTILLVLSVVIVIAIFMQPTKNQSSNVFDASSGDLFERSKARGFEAVMQRLTGILVFFWLAIALALTVLSSR
- the rnr gene encoding ribonuclease R; the encoded protein is MKDRIKEYLKEKGRVTVNDLAQALGKDGSKDFRELIKTLSLMERKHQIRFEEDGSLTLDQKKKHEITLKGTFHAHKNGFGFVSLEGEEDDLFIGKNDVNYAIDGDTVEIVIKKVADRQKGTAAEAKIIDILEHSLTTVVGKIVLDEEKPKYAGYIRSKNQKISQPIYVKKPAIQLDGTEVLKVFIDKYPSKKHDFFVASVLDVVGHSTDAGIDVLEVLESMDIVSEFPEAVLKEAESVPDAPSEKDMEGRLDLRDEITFTIDGADAKDLDDAVHIKPLKNGNIELGVHIADVSYYVTEGSALDKEALNRATSVYVTDRVVPMLPERLSNGICSLNPQVDRLTQSAIMEIDKNGRVRNYTITQTVIKTSFRMTYSDVNDILAGDEEKRQDYKKIVPSIELMAKLHETLESMRIKRGALNFDTNEAKILVDKKGKPVDIVLRHRGVAERMIESFMLIANETVAEHFSKLDLPFIYRIHEEPKAEKVQKFIDYASSFGLRIYGTASEISQEVLQDIMSAVEGEPYADVLSMMLLRSMQQARYSEHNHGHYGLAADYYTHFTSPIRRYPDLLVHRMIRDYGRSKDVADHFEQVIPEIATQSSNRERRAIEAEREVEAMKKAEYMEEYVGEEYDAVVSSIVKFGLFVELPNTVEGLIHITNLPEFYHFNERDLTLRGEKSGITFRVGQQIRIRVERADKMTGEIDFSFIPSEFDVIEKGLKQAGRRDRGRGSSRRSDKKEDKRKSGRSNDKRKHSPKDKKKKSKKPFYKEVAKKGAKHGKGRGKGRRAK
- the rpmG gene encoding 50S ribosomal protein L33, which produces MRVKINLKCSSCGSMNYLTSKNSKTHPDKIEVLKYCPKERKVTLHLESK
- the coaE gene encoding dephospho-CoA kinase (Dephospho-CoA kinase (CoaE) performs the final step in coenzyme A biosynthesis.) produces the protein MGKIIGITGGIASGKSTVTEFLRQKGFQVVDADAVVHQLQKPGGRLYQVLVEHFGEKILLENGELNRPLLASLIFSNPEEQEWSKRTQGEIIREELAALRNQFARTEVLFFMDIPLLFEQDYASWFDETWLVYVNRDVQLERLMKRDQISKEAAESRLNSQWPIERKISLSSHSLDNNGNQEQLIAQVVQLLEEMCL